A single Xenopus laevis strain J_2021 chromosome 3S, Xenopus_laevis_v10.1, whole genome shotgun sequence DNA region contains:
- the rad52.S gene encoding RAD52 homolog, DNA repair protein S homeolog (The RefSeq protein has 3 substitutions compared to this genomic sequence): protein MSVNQPTTRAEQMRPDPAGTVCFGQNRFTAEEYQAVQNALRQKLGPEYISSRQAGGGQKVCYIEGHRVISLANEMFGYNGWSHSITQQNVDFVDLSNGKFYVGVCAFVKVQLKDGSYHEDVGYGVSEGLKSKALSLEKARKEAVTDGLKRALKCFGNSLGNCILDKDYLRAVNKLPKQVPVELDLAQTKRQDFDASVERARYSSFQQAQKQAERPQPEPVVQLPLRSSDPSLSEHNHEGSTRISPEDNCTSTGSAMSYAPDMDATYQRKLRQKQLQQQFREQMERKQQTREPETLPDTSREGTAYPARVPPLGHSTPAAAAQPQVAPEEEFLADDPELWDIPLDAVEMDPFSNGRIQPVPSAVSTPVAPHGQHQMLTRSKTPQRQNHQRQPLRPTSWNQPNGNPAPRLDRSPYQQHQGLLMKKRRLEPS from the exons ATGTCTGTGAATCAGCCAACTACAAGGGCTGAGCAGATGAGACCTGATCCAGCAGGAACGGTCTGTTTTGGGCAG AACCGGTTCACGGCGGAGGAATATCAAGCGGTTCAGAATGCGTTACGCCAGAAGCTGGGCCCTGAATACATCAGCAGCCGGCAGGCGGGAGGAGGACAGAAG GTGTGTTACATAGAAGGACACCGAGTGATCAGCCTGGCCAATGAGATGTTTGGATACAATGGATGGTCCCATTCCATCACTCAgcagaatgtgg ATTTTGTGGACCTGAGTAACGGGAAGTTCTACGTCGGGGTGTGTGCGTTTGTCAAGGTCCAGCTGAAG GATGGCTCCTACCATGAGGATGTTGGATATGGGGTCAGTGAAGGACTGAAGTCTAAAGCTCTGTCGTTAGAGAAAGCTCGTAAAGAGGCAGTCACTGATGGGTTAAAACGAGCACTAAA GTGCTTTGGGAACTCCCTGGGCAACTGCATTTTGGATAAAGATTATCTCCGTGCTGTGAACAAACTTCCAAAACAG GTGCCGGTTGAACTGGACCTTGCACAGACCAAGCGTCAGGACTTTGATGCTTCTGTAGAGAGAGCTCGATACAGCAGCTTCCAACAGGCCCAGAAACAAGCAGAGAGACCACAGCCAGAACCAGCCGTACAGCTCCCCCTTAGGTCCAGTGATCCATCTCTTTCTGAACAGAACCACGAGGGGAGCAACCGGATAAGTCCAGAGGACAACTGCACAAGTACAGG TTCAGCAATGTCTTATGCCCCCGACATGGATGCCACGTACCAGCGCAAGCTGCGGCAaaagcagctgcaacaacagttCCGGGAGCAAATGGAGAGAAAACAGCAAACACGTGAACCCGAGACCCTTCCAGACACAAGCCGAGAGG GAACCGCATATCCAGCAAGGGTCCCTCCCCTGGGACACAGcactccagcagcagcagcacagcccCAGGTTGCACCAGAGGAAGAGTTTTTAGCAG ATGACCCAGAGCTCTGGGATATCCCATTAGATGCTGTTGAAATGGATCCATTCTCTAATGGTAGAATCCAGCCTGTCCCCAGCGCTGTGTCTACACCAGTCGCCCCCCACGGGCAACATCAAATGCTGACTCGAAGCAAAACCCCTCAACGGCAAAATCACCAACGGCAACCGCTCCGACCCACGTCCTGGAACCAACCAAATGGAAACCCAGCTCCCAGATTAG
- the rad52.S gene encoding RAD52 homolog, DNA repair protein S homeolog isoform X1: MSVNQPTTRAEQMRPDPAGTVCFGQNRFTAEEYQAVQNALRQKLGPEYISSRQAGGGQKVCYIEGHRVISLANEMFGYNGWSHSITQQNVDFVDLSNGKFYVGVCAFVKVQLKDGSYHEDVGYGVSEGLKSKALSLEKARKEAVTDGLKRALKCFGNSLGNCILDKDYLRAVNKLPKQVPVELDLAQTKRQDFDASVERARYSSFQQAQKQAERPQPEPAVQLPLRSSDPSLSEQNHEGSNRISPEDNCTSTGSAMSYAPDMDATYQRKLRQKQLQQQFREQMERKQQTREPETLPDTSREGTAYPARVPPLGHSTPAAAAQPQVAPEEEFLADDPELWDIPLDAVEMDPFSNGRIQPVPSAVSTPVAPHGQHQMLTRSKTPQRQNHQRQPLRPTSWNQPNGNPAPRLDRSPYQQHQGLLMKKRRLEPS; encoded by the exons ATGTCTGTGAATCAGCCAACTACAAGGGCTGAGCAGATGAGACCTGATCCAGCAGGAACGGTCTGTTTTGGGCAG AACCGGTTCACGGCGGAGGAATATCAAGCGGTTCAGAATGCGTTACGCCAGAAGCTGGGCCCTGAATACATCAGCAGCCGGCAGGCGGGAGGAGGACAGAAG GTGTGTTACATAGAAGGACACCGAGTGATCAGCCTGGCCAATGAGATGTTTGGATACAATGGATGGTCCCATTCCATCACTCAgcagaatgtgg ATTTTGTGGACCTGAGTAACGGGAAGTTCTACGTCGGGGTGTGTGCGTTTGTCAAGGTCCAGCTGAAG GATGGCTCCTACCATGAGGATGTTGGATATGGGGTCAGTGAAGGACTGAAGTCTAAAGCTCTGTCGTTAGAGAAAGCTCGTAAAGAGGCAGTCACTGATGGGTTAAAACGAGCACTAAA GTGCTTTGGGAACTCCCTGGGCAACTGCATTTTGGATAAAGATTATCTCCGTGCTGTGAACAAACTTCCAAAACAG GTGCCGGTTGAACTGGACCTTGCACAGACCAAGCGTCAGGACTTTGATGCTTCTGTAGAGAGAGCTCGATACAGCAGCTTCCAACAGGCCCAGAAACAAGCAGAGAGACCACAGCCAGAACCAGCCGTACAGCTCCCCCTTAGGTCCAGTGATCCATCTCTTTCTGAACAGAACCACGAGGGGAGCAACCGGATAAGTCCAGAGGACAACTGCACAAGTACAGG TTCAGCAATGTCTTATGCCCCCGACATGGATGCCACGTACCAGCGCAAGCTGCGGCAaaagcagctgcaacaacagttCCGGGAGCAAATGGAGAGAAAACAGCAAACACGTGAACCCGAGACCCTTCCAGACACAAGCCGAGAGG GAACCGCATATCCAGCAAGGGTCCCTCCCCTGGGACACAGcactccagcagcagcagcacagcccCAGGTTGCACCAGAGGAAGAGTTTTTAGCAG ATGACCCAGAGCTCTGGGATATCCCATTAGATGCTGTTGAAATGGATCCATTCTCTAATGGTAGAATCCAGCCTGTCCCCAGCGCTGTGTCTACACCAGTCGCCCCCCACGGGCAACATCAAATGCTGACTCGAAGCAAAACCCCTCAACGGCAAAATCACCAACGGCAACCGCTCCGACCCACGTCCTGGAACCAACCAAATGGAAACCCAGCTCCCAGATTAG
- the rad52.S gene encoding RAD52 homolog, DNA repair protein S homeolog isoform X2, translating to MSVNQPTTRAEQMRPDPAGTVCFGQNRFTAEEYQAVQNALRQKLGPEYISSRQAGGGQKVCYIEGHRVISLANEMFGYNGWSHSITQQNVDFVDLSNGKFYVGVCAFVKVQLKDGSYHEDVGYGVSEGLKSKALSLEKARKEAVTDGLKRALKCFGNSLGNCILDKDYLRAVNKLPKQVPVELDLAQTKRQDFDASVERARYSSFQQAQKQAERPQPEPAVQLPLRSSDPSLSEQNHEGSNRISPEDNCTSTGSAMSYAPDMDATYQRKLRQKQLQQQFREQMERKQQTREPETLPDTSREGTAYPARVPPLGHSTPAAAAQPQVAPEEEFLADRSPYQQHQGLLMKKRRLEPS from the exons ATGTCTGTGAATCAGCCAACTACAAGGGCTGAGCAGATGAGACCTGATCCAGCAGGAACGGTCTGTTTTGGGCAG AACCGGTTCACGGCGGAGGAATATCAAGCGGTTCAGAATGCGTTACGCCAGAAGCTGGGCCCTGAATACATCAGCAGCCGGCAGGCGGGAGGAGGACAGAAG GTGTGTTACATAGAAGGACACCGAGTGATCAGCCTGGCCAATGAGATGTTTGGATACAATGGATGGTCCCATTCCATCACTCAgcagaatgtgg ATTTTGTGGACCTGAGTAACGGGAAGTTCTACGTCGGGGTGTGTGCGTTTGTCAAGGTCCAGCTGAAG GATGGCTCCTACCATGAGGATGTTGGATATGGGGTCAGTGAAGGACTGAAGTCTAAAGCTCTGTCGTTAGAGAAAGCTCGTAAAGAGGCAGTCACTGATGGGTTAAAACGAGCACTAAA GTGCTTTGGGAACTCCCTGGGCAACTGCATTTTGGATAAAGATTATCTCCGTGCTGTGAACAAACTTCCAAAACAG GTGCCGGTTGAACTGGACCTTGCACAGACCAAGCGTCAGGACTTTGATGCTTCTGTAGAGAGAGCTCGATACAGCAGCTTCCAACAGGCCCAGAAACAAGCAGAGAGACCACAGCCAGAACCAGCCGTACAGCTCCCCCTTAGGTCCAGTGATCCATCTCTTTCTGAACAGAACCACGAGGGGAGCAACCGGATAAGTCCAGAGGACAACTGCACAAGTACAGG TTCAGCAATGTCTTATGCCCCCGACATGGATGCCACGTACCAGCGCAAGCTGCGGCAaaagcagctgcaacaacagttCCGGGAGCAAATGGAGAGAAAACAGCAAACACGTGAACCCGAGACCCTTCCAGACACAAGCCGAGAGG GAACCGCATATCCAGCAAGGGTCCCTCCCCTGGGACACAGcactccagcagcagcagcacagcccCAGGTTGCACCAGAGGAAGAGTTTTTAGCAG